From the Acidobacteriota bacterium genome, one window contains:
- a CDS encoding 6-phosphofructokinase has translation MRVGILTGGGDCPGLNAVIRAVTRKGIVVYGFDILGIKNGWLGLIEGKIYPLDLNSISGILPRGGTILGTSRTNPFRVDDGIGKIFSQVEKFEVDAVIAIGGEDTLGVAKKLSDKGLRVVGVPKTIDNDLSGTDYTFGFDTAITVVTEALDRLHTTAEAHHRVMVVEVMGRHAGWIAVEGGLAGGADIILIPEFPFDLDEICAQILKRRERGKLFSIVVVAEGAKPQDASLITQTAEKDAFGHVRLGGIGNMIAREIEMRTAIDTRVTVLGHIQRGGSPTAFDRILATRYGIAAIDLVKQEKFGFMVGLRGNRIVSVPLEEALAEPKTVDADLYDMAKVFFG, from the coding sequence ATGAGAGTTGGCATCCTGACCGGCGGGGGCGATTGCCCGGGGCTCAACGCGGTCATCCGGGCCGTGACGCGCAAGGGCATCGTCGTCTACGGCTTCGACATCCTGGGCATCAAGAACGGCTGGCTCGGCCTCATCGAGGGCAAGATCTATCCGCTCGATCTCAATTCCATTTCCGGCATCCTGCCCCGGGGCGGCACCATCCTCGGCACTTCCCGCACCAACCCCTTCCGGGTCGATGACGGCATCGGCAAGATCTTCTCCCAGGTCGAGAAGTTCGAGGTCGACGCCGTGATCGCCATCGGCGGCGAAGACACGCTCGGCGTGGCCAAGAAGCTCAGCGACAAGGGCCTGCGCGTCGTCGGCGTGCCCAAGACGATCGACAACGACCTCTCCGGGACCGACTATACCTTCGGCTTCGACACCGCCATCACCGTCGTCACCGAGGCGCTCGACCGCCTCCACACCACGGCCGAGGCCCATCACCGGGTCATGGTCGTCGAGGTCATGGGCCGCCATGCCGGCTGGATCGCCGTCGAGGGCGGGCTGGCCGGCGGGGCCGACATCATCCTCATCCCGGAATTCCCCTTCGACCTGGACGAGATCTGCGCCCAGATCCTGAAGCGCCGGGAGCGCGGCAAGCTGTTCAGCATCGTCGTCGTCGCCGAAGGGGCCAAGCCCCAGGACGCCAGCCTGATCACCCAGACGGCCGAAAAGGACGCCTTCGGGCATGTCCGCCTGGGCGGCATCGGCAACATGATCGCCCGCGAGATCGAGATGCGGACGGCCATCGACACCAGGGTCACGGTCCTCGGCCATATCCAGCGGGGCGGCTCGCCGACGGCCTTCGATCGCATCCTGGCCACCCGCTACGGCATCGCCGCGATCGACCTGGTCAAGCAGGAGAAGTTCGGCTTCATGGTCGGCCTGAGGGGCAACCGCATCGTCTCGGTGCCTCTCGAGGAGGCCCTGGCCGAGCCCAAGACGGTCGACGCCGATCTCTACGACATGGCCAAGGTCTTCTTCGGCTAG
- a CDS encoding tetrahydrofolate dehydrogenase/cyclohydrolase catalytic domain-containing protein — MAATIISGKDVSARIREELKGRAARLREKGRLPGLAVVLVGEDPASVSYVTAKGKAAEEIGIFETTIRMPADSSEESILRQVDELNRDQRYDGFLVQLPLPKHVDAGKVINLISPEKDVDGFHPVNVGKMLRGEPCPLPCTPYGVVQLLVRGGYGPDGKHVVICGRSNIVGKPLAAMLIQKRKGANATVTVCHTATPDIRRFTLQADILVAAMGVPRAIRADMVPDGCVVIDVGVNRVPDPAAAKGFRLVGDCDFEPIKEKAAAITPVPGGVGPMTVTMLMMNTIEAAERKAGLA; from the coding sequence ATGGCGGCGACGATCATCAGCGGCAAGGACGTTTCGGCCCGGATCCGGGAAGAGCTCAAGGGCCGCGCGGCCCGTCTCAGGGAAAAGGGGCGCCTGCCCGGCCTGGCCGTCGTCCTAGTCGGCGAGGACCCGGCCTCGGTGTCCTACGTCACGGCCAAGGGCAAGGCGGCCGAGGAGATCGGCATCTTCGAGACGACCATCCGCATGCCGGCCGATTCCTCGGAAGAGTCCATCCTCCGCCAGGTCGACGAGCTCAACCGCGACCAGCGCTACGACGGCTTCCTCGTCCAGCTGCCCCTGCCGAAGCACGTCGACGCCGGGAAGGTCATCAACCTCATCTCGCCGGAGAAGGACGTCGACGGCTTCCACCCGGTCAACGTCGGCAAGATGCTGCGGGGCGAGCCCTGCCCGCTGCCGTGCACCCCCTACGGCGTCGTCCAGCTCCTGGTCCGCGGCGGCTACGGCCCGGACGGCAAGCACGTCGTCATCTGCGGCCGGAGCAACATCGTCGGCAAGCCGCTGGCGGCCATGCTCATCCAGAAGCGGAAGGGGGCCAACGCCACGGTGACCGTGTGCCACACCGCGACGCCCGACATCCGCCGCTTCACGCTCCAGGCCGACATCCTCGTCGCCGCCATGGGCGTGCCGCGGGCCATCCGGGCCGACATGGTCCCCGACGGCTGCGTCGTCATCGACGTCGGGGTCAACCGCGTCCCGGACCCGGCGGCGGCCAAGGGCTTCCGCCTCGTCGGCGACTGCGATTTCGAGCCGATCAAGGAGAAGGCCGCGGCCATCACGCCGGTGCCGGGCGGCGTCGGGCCCATGACGGTGACGATGCTGATGATGAACACCATCGAGGCCGCCGAGCGCAAGGCCGGGCTGGCCTGA
- a CDS encoding ABC transporter ATP-binding protein, translating to MIELRGVSKRFSVFTVVDDVSFAVRPGEVLGYLGPNGAGKTTTIRMLAGLLEPTRGDILFEGRDIRKDIFFYKKRLGYVPEQSEIYPHLSACDYLTMVGRLRRLPERSLRDKISGFMDIFGLRHDMDSPLSTYSKGMRQKVLIAAAMLHDPDILLLDEPLSGLDVTTGLVIRDLIRKLAAENKIIIYSSHVLEVTEQVCSRIIILHRGRVVANDSVANLRSLMHLPSLAEIFSQLVVHEDTALAAERIVRTMKGRD from the coding sequence ATGATCGAGCTGCGAGGCGTTTCCAAGAGATTTTCGGTCTTCACCGTCGTCGACGACGTCAGCTTCGCCGTCCGTCCCGGCGAGGTCCTGGGCTACCTGGGGCCGAACGGCGCGGGCAAGACCACGACCATCCGGATGCTGGCCGGCCTGCTCGAGCCGACCCGGGGGGACATCCTCTTCGAGGGGCGCGACATCCGGAAGGATATCTTTTTCTACAAGAAGCGCCTCGGCTATGTCCCCGAACAGTCGGAGATCTACCCGCACCTCAGCGCCTGCGACTACCTGACCATGGTCGGGCGGCTGCGGCGCCTGCCGGAGAGGTCCCTCAGGGACAAGATCTCCGGCTTCATGGACATCTTCGGCCTGCGCCATGACATGGACAGCCCCCTGTCGACCTATTCTAAGGGCATGCGGCAGAAGGTCCTGATCGCGGCCGCCATGCTCCACGACCCCGACATCCTGCTCCTCGACGAGCCCTTGTCCGGCCTGGACGTGACGACCGGGCTCGTCATCCGCGACCTGATCAGAAAGCTGGCCGCGGAGAACAAGATCATCATCTATTCCTCCCACGTGCTCGAGGTCACCGAGCAGGTCTGCTCGCGGATCATCATCCTCCATCGGGGCCGGGTCGTGGCCAACGATTCCGTGGCCAACCTGCGGAGCCTGATGCACCTGCCCTCGCTCGCCGAGATCTTCAGCCAGCTCGTCGTCCATGAAGACACGGCGCTCGCGGCCGAACGGATCGTCCGGACCATGAAGGGAAGAGACTGA